One Corynebacterium aurimucosum genomic window, CCCTATGAGTCCTATGCGCGCGGCATGTTAATTGTGGAAGGTCTGGGAAAGAATCTCGTGGTTCAGCCAGAGCTTCAGGGTGGGTATCGGCCGGACTTGCTTCTCAACGGCAAAGTCATCATGGAAATAGACGGCGCTGTGAAGTACGACGGAGCGACCTACGGAAAATCTACCGAAGCGGTGATACGGGCTGAGCGGCAAAGAGAGAAATACCTTCAGAATCTCGGATACATCGTGCTGCGCTATTCACCACGGGATCTTCTCCAGAACCGAGAACAGGTTCTTAACGAGGTGCGCGGTGCGTTAAACACCGTGCAACCTCGTTCAGCCTAGCGAGCCTCCTTGTCAGCACGAGGGCGCTGCCAGATGGTTTCATTCAGAAGGCATTAGTGAAAAGGTTTGTTTGGGGGAAAACGAACCGTTTGTAAACGCCTAGATGGTTTACTTGGGGGGGGGGAATGCGACCGGGGAAGCCCAACGCATGTGGGCCTCGAGCATTCGCGTTTTAGCGCTTCAGCCCCGCGATCATGGTCTTCAAGTTGCTGCGCAGGAAATCCTCGTAGGTTCCCGCGACCGTGCCCGGCTTGCCGAGCTCATCGGAGTGCAGTGGCTCGTCGAAGATCGGAATCCCGGCCTCCTTCGAGACGGTCTTCATGGGGCGCGTATCCACGTTCGACTCCACGAACAGGTGCTTCGGGCGCTTGTCCTTCAGCTGGCGCACGAGGTGTCCGATCTGCGCGGGGGAGCCGTTTTCATCCGTGTCGATCTGCCAGATATACAGCTGCTCCATGCCGTAGGTGTCGACCATGTATTGGAAGGCATGTTCACTGGCCACGAGCACACGATCCTCCTTCGGCAGCGCACCGATCTGCTCGCGGTAGTCGGCGTCGATGCTCTCCAGCATGGCCTTGTACTCCGCCCCCTTCTCCTCGATGTGCTCGGCACGCTCGGGCAGGGCCTCGGCCAGCGCCGCGGTCACGTTCTCGGCCATCGCGATGCCGACGGTCGGGTCCAGGAAGGCGTGCGGGTTGATCTCCTGATTGCCCTTTTCGTCCTTGAGGTACTTCGGTTCCACGCCCTTGGTGGCCTCGACCATCTGGGAATCGTCCAGGCCCGCGGTGTTTTTCAGTTTCGCGAGCCAGCCGTGCTCACCGCCCTCGAGGTTCAGCCCGTTGTAGAACAGCAGGTCGGCGTCGCTCGTCGCATCCAGGTCCGCGGGCAGGGGGTCGTAGTCGTGCGGGTCCGTGCCGGTCGGCACGAGGTTATGGACGTCCACCGCCTCGCCGCCGATCTCCTCCACCAGGTCCGCCAGCAGCGTGAAGGTGGTGACGACGTTCAGCTGCTCACCGTCTGCCTTCTCCTCCGTCGAGAAGGTCACGGCCCCGAACACGAGGGCACCGCCCACCAGGAGGGCCAACAGCGCGGCCAGTGGCTTATTGCCCAGCGAGCGAGCAATCAGTCCCTTGCCTGGCGCGAAGAGGAAAGCCAGCAGGAACAGCGCGCTGGCGGTCAGCACGATCGTCACGCCGGAGGACACGTTGTAGCTATAGCTCAGGAACAGCCCCACTACGGAGCTGAGCGCCGAGATCGCCACTGAAAGCCCGATCATCACTCCCAGCCGGTTCGTCAGCAGGTACGCCGCCGACGCCGGAGTAATCAGCAGGGAGACCACCAGGATCACGCCCACCGTCTGCAGGGAAATGACCGTCACCAGCGTGAGCACCACCATCAGCCCGTAGTGGATTGCCCGCACGGGCACGCCAGCCGACTGCGCCATGACGGGGTCGAAGGTGCTGAGCTTGAGCTCCTTGTAAAAGACCAGCGTGAGAATCAGCACGGCAGCGGCAATACCGATCGAGAGGTTGCGGTCGGCGTCCTGAACGGTCAGGACGTTGCCGAAGAGGATCTCCGTCAGATCCGTCGCCGTCTGCGCTTTCGCCATGAGCAGCACGCCGATCGCGAAGAAGGTGGAAAAGACGATGCCGATCGCCGAATCGTTCTTCACAGTGGAGCGTTCGCTGATCAGCCCGATCGCCAGTGTGGCGAGTAGACCCGCGACCACCGCCCCGAGGAAGAGGTTCGTGCCGAGCAGGTAGGAGGCCGCGACCCCCGGTAGTACGGCGTGCGAGATGGCGTCGCCGATCAGGGCCATGCCGCGCAGCACGATGAAGCTGCCGACGATGCCGCAGGCCACGCCCACGATCACCGAGGTGATCAGCGCTTTTTGCAGGTAGCCGTGGCTGAGTAGTGAGTCGAGGAACTCC contains:
- a CDS encoding metal ABC transporter solute-binding protein, Zn/Mn family; this encodes MIAEFLDSLLSHGYLQKALITSVIVGVACGIVGSFIVLRGMALIGDAISHAVLPGVAASYLLGTNLFLGAVVAGLLATLAIGLISERSTVKNDSAIGIVFSTFFAIGVLLMAKAQTATDLTEILFGNVLTVQDADRNLSIGIAAAVLILTLVFYKELKLSTFDPVMAQSAGVPVRAIHYGLMVVLTLVTVISLQTVGVILVVSLLITPASAAYLLTNRLGVMIGLSVAISALSSVVGLFLSYSYNVSSGVTIVLTASALFLLAFLFAPGKGLIARSLGNKPLAALLALLVGGALVFGAVTFSTEEKADGEQLNVVTTFTLLADLVEEIGGEAVDVHNLVPTGTDPHDYDPLPADLDATSDADLLFYNGLNLEGGEHGWLAKLKNTAGLDDSQMVEATKGVEPKYLKDEKGNQEINPHAFLDPTVGIAMAENVTAALAEALPERAEHIEEKGAEYKAMLESIDADYREQIGALPKEDRVLVASEHAFQYMVDTYGMEQLYIWQIDTDENGSPAQIGHLVRQLKDKRPKHLFVESNVDTRPMKTVSKEAGIPIFDEPLHSDELGKPGTVAGTYEDFLRSNLKTMIAGLKR